The Rhineura floridana isolate rRhiFlo1 chromosome 8, rRhiFlo1.hap2, whole genome shotgun sequence genome includes a region encoding these proteins:
- the LOC133390059 gene encoding beta-1,3-galactosyltransferase 2-like produces MKMIFRTQLQDLPTVALFILCSTLLFLLVARTERELPEMISLPIKLQGSPDYARDLESVTGFEWETELDRTKEAKPFGLQSLEPPAATRHPLEIIYPNDYRFRLNEPNKCMERKPFLVLLVITEPQHVSRRKAIRQTWGHERSVPGVSILCLFLTGVHPRFGSPLQHLLEEESSIYRDIIQQDFLDTYNNLTLKTLMGMEWISKFCPNATYVMKVDSDIFLNVDYMVSKLLQPHLPPKKDYMTGYIYRNTKPLRNKAYKWYVPQEVYPNDTYPAYCGGPGYVLSADLAKKIYQVAKNIKVINMEDSFMGICLHELGISVTDSPWGLFNMYKISYEKCQFSKLVVVHHYGPDELLQIWPDFQDQNKTCDK; encoded by the coding sequence ATGAAGATGATCTTCAGGACTCAGCTGCAGGATTTGCCTACTGTGGCGCTCTTCATCCTCTGTTCTACTCTTCTTTTCCTGCTGGTTGCTAGGACTGAAAGGGAGTTACCTGAGATGATTTCCTTGCCCATTAAGCTCCAGGGCAGCCCAGATTATGCAAGGGATCTTGAGAGTGTCACAGGCTTTGAATGGGAAACTGAACTTGACAGGACAAAGGAGGCAAAGCCGTTTGGTCTGCAGTCCCTAGAGCCTCCAGCGGCTACACGGCATCCCTTGGAGATTATCTATCCCAATGATTATAGATTCCGCCTCAATGAGCCAAATAAATGTATGGAGAGGAAGCCTTTCTTGGTCTTGTTGGTGATTACTGAGCCCCAacatgtttccagaaggaaagccATCCGGCAGACCTGGGGCCATGAGAGGTCAGTGCCTGGGGTCTCCATCCTATGCCTCTTTCTGACCGGTGTCCACCCACGGTTTGGGTCCCCACTCCAGCACCTTTTGGAAGAGGAGAGTTCCATCTATAGAGACATTATTCAGCAGGATTTCTTGGATACTTACAACAACCTTACCTTGAAGACTCTGATGGGCATGGAGTGGATAAGCAAATTCTGTCCCAATGCCACCTACGTGATGAAGGTAGATAGTGATATCTTTCTCAATGTGGACTACATGGTGTCAAAGCTACTGCAGCCCCACCTACCCCCCAAGAAGGACTACATGACAGGGTACATCTACAGGAACACAAAGCCACTGCGTAACAAGGCCTACAAGTGGTATGTGCCACAGGAGGTGTATCCCAATGACACCTACCCAGCCTACTGTGGAGGCCCTGGGTATGTGCTCTCTGCGGATCTGGCCAAGAAGATCTACCAGGTGGCAAAAAACATCAAGGTCATCAACATGGAAGATTCCTTCATGGGAATCTGTCTGCATGAACTCGGAATTAGTGTGACAGACAGCCCCTGGGGTCTCTTCAACATGTACAAAATCAGCTATGAGAAGTGCCAGTTCTCTAAGCTAGTGGTTGTGCATCATTATGGGCCGGATGAGTTGCTGCAGATTTGGCCTGACTTTCAGGATCAGAACAAAACTTGTGACAAATAA